In Ovis canadensis isolate MfBH-ARS-UI-01 breed Bighorn chromosome 11, ARS-UI_OviCan_v2, whole genome shotgun sequence, the DNA window TGACACTTGAAACACCCTCAAAGACTGAGGGCTGCATTAAGCATAGTTAATTCACTCACTCCTCGAAATAGCTGGCTTTGCTAAACCGCCTACACACTGAAGATCAGATGACCTTGACGGGCAGTGGCCACACATTAGGGGTCCTCGACTGCACTGCAGAAGCCTGACGGTCTTCTCCCCAGACCACAGAATCACACCTGAACTGTTTTTTCTAAAGCCTGTGCTGCACCTAAGGAGTTATCATCAACAAATCAGCTGGACGGTTTCTGGTGTGCATACCACCAGCCTCACCTTGCTCTCAGCAAACGTTCTccaaaaatgttttctcattgGCCAGGAAGTTCAGTCACAGCTGCTACTGAAATGTTcaagaggggaggggatggggagctgCTGCCCACAAACAGCCAACCTCACTCTGCACCCTTAGGCAGCCAGTGCAACCAGAGGTGGTAAACACGCACCTTCACGGCCTCCTGCACCTTCCGCACGATCTGGTCCTGGAGGGACGGCTCACAGAGCACGTAGTCGGGGGCAATGCAGGTCTGACCGCAGTTCATGAACTTGCCCCAGGCGATGCGTCTGGGAAAAGCACCAGCAGCTGCATTCAGTCCCCGCACCTGCCACCCACGCTGTGCTGTTTACTAACAATGCTCACAAACGTACTCATGAATCTTGACTGAACGATGTTTTAATGACTCATCTCTGTAGCACTTTCAGTTGATGCAGAATATTCTAAGAAGAAGGGAAAGCTTTGTGCCTACTCATCAACAACAATGCTTTAAATGCAGAGACGGCCCTGCCTGCAGCAGGAAAGGACAGAGTGCGGTTTCCTgacaccccctccctcctccaactCTGGCTAGGAGGACGTCTGGGAGGACGGGGTCCCCTGGCTCTGGGAAGCTGTGCTTGAGCTCTGACAGAAATCCACACACTGGGGTCTCCTGTTCGGGCAGACAGACACCTACAGAGCCCACCCGAGCCCGCCCAatgcccccaccccctctccaccGCCTCTCCGATGGGAGGGGAGCCATGCCGCTCTAGCACTGTCAACTGTGGGTCTGAGCACTTGCTGTGAGCCAAACTGATTCAGCACAGACACCTCCAAACCTTTCACTTTCTAGTTCTCAGATGCAAGATGCTCTTAGTTAGAAGATGAGCAGTATCGGTTATCAATAAATGAACTGAGGAGGTCAGCATAGGGAGTCTAAAGACTTTGGATTATCTACTGTACTTTCTGGATCAGCTACCAGTGGGACAGAAAGATTTCCTGCCTGATCTATTATCTTGAGAACAGAGAGACCTTGTTTTTCATTCCTAAGGATGGCCGTGTGATGTCAAGGCTTTGTATTCACAACTTCCGGCCACGGCGCTAAAAGGGAGTGTGTGAAAGTTCCACGCTACCGCCTGGCCCCCACCCAGGAGGACATCAACCCCCAAGACTCATCAAGGTCTCTTGGAGCCAGGAGGCACAGGGGACACGCCAGCAGGCTCTCGGCTGAGCTGGGAAAATCCAGGAAACCAGAGAGCCAGTCTCACCGGCAGGCGACATCCAAGTCACAGTCTCGGTCCACGAAGCATGGGCTCTTTCCTCCCAGTTCAAGGGTCACAGGGGTCAGATGCTTGGCAGCAGCCTGCATGACAATTTTTCCAACAGCGGTGTTTCCCGTGTAGAGAATGTGGTCAAATCGCTGCTTCAGAAGCTCCGTGGTCTCCTCAACACCACCATTGACAACGGCGTACAGATCCTGAAGGAAAGAGACAGACGCGAATATCACCGACTTCATCCTGTCGTCCAATGTAAATACCTAACTGTCTGTAAAACCAGGAAAAGGTGGAGACCGGACCTGGTGAGGATGGGTGGGGGAGTCCAATGGCACCTGAGAATCTCGACCTGCGGCAGAACTGGCCAGAGAGACCAGCATTTCCACCTCAGCCTCACAAGGccacaaaggagaagagggatccCACCCAGGACAtgcagagctgggggcagggcGAAGGGAGGGTGGCAGGGACGCAGCTGCTGTGGGTGAGCACAGGACAGGCCCTGGGCACGTCCACCTGGACGTCCTTCCTGAACTCAGCTCAGTGCAGGGCTTAGACCACGGGGAGACCGAGGGACATCTGAGTCTGAACATGTGTGAAACCCAGTGAGGGCCCCCAAGGTCGGGCCAGCTGCTCCCTACCCCATTGCCACCAGCTCCTGTGCCTGCTGGCTGGGGGCCTCATAGCTGCCTCCCTGAGAGTCCCTGAGGACCCCCTCCCCACAGAGCTAAACGGCATCACAACATTCTCTGCCTTGCACCAGACCCCTGATCGTTTTTTCTACACAGCTTCTGACACTCTTCACTGCCAGGACTTTAACCCAGAGTGAGGGGCCAGCTCCGGGTCAGCAGGCTGTTTCCTTCTGTGGTTTTCAGGCCACAAACTTGTCCATTTAAGCCTGGACACACTCTCACACAACTGAACCTCGCTAGGAGCACCTGGCTCAGCTCCAGTCCCTCGTCAAACAACCCACTACGTGAGTACACCTAAGATCGCGGCAGATCCAACAACAGGTCAACTCAGAACACCACACAGCAGGGGATGCTCTCTGAGCAGCAGAGGTGCTGATAAGGCCAAGGGCCTGAACAGACTGTAACCACAGCAGCTGAACGATTCCAGTTTGTCTTGGACTTCACTTCTCTTGTCAGGCCAGTTGTAGGAGGCTTAGGGAAATGGGGCATGGAGGCCCGACCACCAAACAACGGCGGCGGGAAGAGCGGGTACCTGTTCCCCACGACCAACAGACAGACATGCATGCCAAGGAGGGGCACTCTCACCTGGTCCAAGTACTGAGGGAGGAGCTTAGCCAAGAGCTTGGCTGTATTCTCACTTACTTCGGAAGGCTTGATAATCACAGCATTTCCTAAACAGAGCAGAAAGCAGGACAGCACTGTCGAGtacctgagtgactaacagccACCCAGATGGTGCTAACGTGCGGAGCATAGGCTAAGCGTCACTCCACGTCTGTGCTCGGCCTTGTTCACCGTGGGCCCGAGTCACCCCACTGCCTCCTTCCTATAGGCTGACGCCTCCATTCTCACCCTCCAGGTCCCATCAGCCTCCCTACGTGGCCTCCAGCGTTCCCACATTGCTCTCACTCCCACTCCTGGGTTTTCCTGTTTGCCCTGGGATTACTACACAAATATGAGCCTTGTCATCATGAAGCTGTTGATCTGGATCCTGGAGAACTGAGAAATTAATCCCTTCGCACTTGCTGTGGGCCACGGAGCATGACTCCCACAGTCCTTATCTGAATGCAGAATCTAGTCAGACAGGATCCAACTGATTCATCCAAAGCCAGAGGTGGTGACTGGGAACATGGACGTCTGACTCTTGACCCAGTCTGTGGACTCACGTGTGCCTCTCCACCCTCATGGGTTCCCTCTCCAGGGCTCCAGAAAGCAGTGGCCACACAAACCTCTGAAGCCCACTAAACAAGAATAATGCTATGACTTTTCAATACACTGCTGGCTTACACTAAGGCAAGCCACCACAGCAAGTGCATTTAATTAGGCACCCTCCTTAACATGCAACAATGGCACGAGGACACAAGCTGACCCCAGACCTGCAGCGATGGCTCCTATCAGGGGCTGGATGGTGAGGACAAAGGGGTAGTTCCAAGCTCCGATAATCAGTACGACCCCCAGGGGCTCTGGCTGGATGTAGGCCTCATCCAGCATGGTGAGCAGGTTCCTCTGAGCTGGTTTAGCAGCAGCCCATTCCGGAAGCTTCTCCAGCACGAGATCAATTTCTCCAAGCACAGAAATGACTTCTTGACTGTATGCGTTGAATTCGCTCTGTCACAAGAGGATACAGTTAACTTTCATGGGTCTGACATACTCAGGcaagggaatcccctggtggtccagtggttaggactctgctcttccactgcagagggcatgggttcaatccctggcccaggaactaagatcccacaaaccatacAGCAGTGTACAAAGAAACCAAAGTGCTGGGCTAAGCACACCTGTCAGACGGGCTGGTTTGCTGTGTAGATTTCTCTGCGCCCTTCAAGCCCAcagtgcatgcctgctaagtcacttcagttgtctccgactctgcaGTcgtccaggttcctctatccatgggattctccaggcaaaaacactggagtgggttgccatgttctgctccaggggaatcttcctgacccagggatagaacttgcctCTCTTATGTCAactgcaccggcaggcaggttctttaccactgttgctgctaagtcgcttcagtcgtgtccgactctgtgcgaccccatagatggcagcccaccaggctcccccgtccctgggattctccaggcaagaacactggagtggggtgccatgccctgctccaggggaatcttcctgacccagggatagaacttgcctCTCTTATGTCAactgcaccggcaggcaggttctttaccactagtgccacctaaaGCCCATAGTATACGCTCATTAACTCCCTAATATATTCAGTCTCTCTAAATCCTTCTTTACCGATCCAAGACATTTAAACCCAGGCTTAAATGGTCCTTAATTAATAATGGTGTGCCCTAATCTCACTTTACAAGCCACAGTAATTATGCTTTCACCCATATCTTAATATTTCACCCTTAATACACTGCCTTATGCcagtcctccctggtggctcagatggtaaagcatctgcctgcaatgcaggagacccaggttcgatccctgcgttgagatctcctggagaaggaaatggcaacccactccagtactcttgcctggagaatccctcggatggaggagcctggtagtctacagtccatggggtcgcaaagagtcagacatgactgagcgaattcacttcacttcacttaaaactGTAGTTTCACTTTGGGCATGTTTTGTTTCTGGACCAAATTTAACACCCTCAAGGGCAAGGAATTTactgtacttctttcatttttttttttaaagtcatgtctgactctttgcgaccccatggactgtatcgtccatggaattctctaggccagaatactggagtagctagcctttcgcttctccaggggatcttcccaacccaggaatcgaacacaggtctcccacactgcaggtggattctttaccagctgagccacaaaggaagccctgtaCTTCTTTCATAATCCTTAAGATACACACTCAGAAATGCTGATAGAGGGAATGATTCAGACATCTTGCTTCAGACAACTTAAATCCACCTTCTGTGACACAGTGCTTCTCCACCGTAAGTAAATGTTATAGTTCTGTTGTAactactggtggtggtggtggtgttcagtcactaagtcatttccgactcttgtgaccccacagtccatgggatttcccaggtaagaatcctggagtgggttgccatttccttctccaggggaccttcccaactcagggatcagatcttgatcttctgcactgcaggtggattccataccactgagccaccagggaagcccacacttcTTATGTTTGTACTCCTCAAAATAATCTTTAGGGGGAAGTGAGGGATGGAGCCTCGCAAAGCCAGAGCAAGGCCTTGCTCTGGCTTTGCTACCCCTAgaataaagagggggaaaaaagaatagtAACAACAGTATTATAGAACACAGGGGACAGTATTTAAACCCTAAACACTCGCCCAAAACCTTGCTATTTAAAGCAGGGTTCCAGAAAAAGGCAGCGTTGTATCATCCGGGAGCTTGTTACAAACTCGGGCTCTCAGAGTGCCCCCAAACCTCACCCGACCCACGGAAACATCGTCTGCCTTTAACACGTCCCGGGTAACTCGCGGGTGCACAGATCTGAAACCTAAAGTCGTGGTGGAAAATCCGAGCGCAACCAGCAGCCATAAAGTTGAAAGACAGTAATCCGGCCCGCAAATTGCTCAAATGACCCAATCCCGGGAGAGGGGTAAGGGTGGGGTCAGGTCCGGGCGCACCTTGCTCAGGTCCGCACCGATGGCCGCCAGGATGTCCTTCTCGCGCTCCTGCACCATCGCGCGCAGGGCCTCGAGCTGCCGCCGCCGGAACGTCAAGGGGCGAGAGCGGCCGGAGCCGAAAGCCGCGCGAACCCGCTGGACCTCGCGCTCCATGGCCGGTCCTGCAGGAAGAGGGGAAATCCGGCGCCGTAGGCGGCGGGCGGGCAGAACGCGGGGCCGCGGGGCGGTGCCGCCCCATCCCCGCCCTCCACCCGGTCCCGGGCCCACGGCTCACGGCCCACGCCGCACCTCAGCACCCGACGCGCCGACTCAGCCGACGCCAACTGCCCGGCCGACGCCCAGCCAGCAGTGCTCAGCCCCGAATCACGCGCCGATTGGCCGGCGCGGCCCACGTGACCCCCGCAGGCCGGACACTGTgcgggccccgcccccagccttcGGCGGGTGAGCCGGGGAGGACGACGCGTGGGGGCTGGAGGGGACCTCGGCTGCGCCTGCGCCTGGGGCGCGCGGTTCAGACCTCGCAGACCTGGCCCCGCGCCAAGCGGCTCGGGAGGCGGCGCTTGGCCGCCCACACCGCTTCTTCCGGGCACCGAGTCTCTTGGACTCGTCACGCATGTCAGTACCCTGCGGCATCTCTTCTTCCCTTATCTGCCGCTCTCCTCCGCTTCCACCGTCCGTTtgctgtcccctcccccaccccaggtcccTGTCCCACTTTCCCTCCTCCACCCCGAATCCttgtcccccttccctccccctccccgagtccctgtcccccttcctctccccgagtccctgtctccctcccccacccccatcctgagTCTCTGTCCCCCTTTGCCTCCCCAAGCCCCTGACCCCTTTCCCCTAGAGGGCCCGGGCTCCGGCTCCCCCTGCACCCACGGTGACAGAGCCCGCTGCCGGTGGGTGCTCACCTCACTCTCCTCACCTGTGCTGGTTGGAGGAACCTTCTGGCTCCTTCCTGACTTCACTGAGACTTTAATCTGCCTGTCACGTGATTGCTTATCATTTCCCTGTGCTTTGACTCCTCAGGGAGAGAACCTGTTATCCGGAGGTGAAGGACTCTGCCTCAGGATGGGGAAGTCTGCCCCTTTCCCGGGATGCGTCGCTGATGCTTCCCCAGAGGTGCGCTTCCCTCCCGGCCGCGGGGTCTCCCGTGAAACCTTCAAGGGTCCTGTCGCGTCTCCTGTTTGATGCGTGCTCTTCTGACAATATACAAAACTGTTCGGAAAACCGAGCTTCTGCACAGCGCTTTCCTCCATGTGGTTATTGCCCACCTGGGCTACAGCCCTCGGGtctggccaggaaaaaaaaaaacaactctcttctagttttatgagcaaactccttggaaaagacttcgatgctgggaaagattgagggcaggaggagaaggggacaacagacaatgagatggttggatggcatcaccgtctcaatggacatgagtctgagcaaactcctggagatagtgaaggacagagaagcctgatgtgctgcagtccatggggtcgcaaagagtcagacatgacgtagcAACTGAGCGACAACAACAGTCTTGTGAGAGAGGTTGTTTACTGATCACTTGCCTCCACACTCCGCTGCAGCTGATCACTGCCATCTCCTGGAGGCCGGCTTCGCTTGTTTGCCTGTTTGTGTTCTGCTTGTGTTTGGCTTTGCTTGTTTGTGTTcttctggttttcctttctttccctcacaGAGTCCTTTGGGTCTTTCTTTGCCGGATCTCTTCTTCCAGGCCTCCTGAAGTTCTGGTGCCTGAGGACTCAGTCCCCAggcctcttctctttcctcagtcACAACCTCATCTAATCTCCTGGACAGTGCTGGAGGTTTTCAATTCCATCTGGTCCTACCCTTTTCTTTGAACTCCAATAGGCATGTTCAACTGCATCCCTTTCATACTGGCGTTCATAATAGGCAGGTTAAAGGTGACCATGGATAGAATTGCTCGTTTATTTTAATCTACCAAATACACTGCAGAGCTCCTCCAGTGTCCCCAGTCTCAGTAAAGGGTACCATCCTTCCTTTATCCTTTTTATTCAGGCCAAACTCCTTAGATTATCCTGATTCTTTGGCCTAGCTTGTTGATCCGAGCACTTCTGCCCTAGTTTAAGCCATGATAATTCTTACCTGCACTTTATGGAACCTCCCACTGGGttccctgcttctgctgctgactTTGGGAAATTGTCATTTTTTGTCCTCCAGTTGCCCTTATGTAACCTGCCCCACAGACTCCCAGCATGTCGGAACTGTACTTTGCCAGGTTCCCATGGCTGCTGGCTTCCAGTGGGTTCTGCCTCTGGAGGCATGAGCAAGAGTGAGCAGGGTGAGGAGGAAGGCAACTTTCTGCTTCTGGGTTCTGCAGTGTGGTGGTTGCCGGCCATTCCTGAGGTGGAAGTGGAGCAAGGATGGTTCCTCCCTTGGCCAAGGGGGCTATGTCTGGTAGACGCAGGGTGACAGTGACAGCCTGTCCGGGTGGCACAAGGTGCTGGTGCAGCCCCCCGGGTTCCTTCCAGCCAGGGGTATTCTAAGCAGCTTCCCATCTGTCCTGTAGTCTTACTGTTTAGATTCCCTCCGCCTGCCATAGGTTGAGTGGCTTCTCTTTTCATATCTGAATTCTGACTTTGCTGCAGCGTTTCTCCACCCAGCTGTCAGTCATCAACACCCTTGATCCTGTCCTCTGCTCAAAGCTTTCCATTGGCTTCCTGTGACATTTAGAGTAAAATCTAAAACCCACACTGTGTTCAGCAGCCCCGTGTGTCCTGCCTGCAGCCTCCTCTCCAGCCTTGTTCCAAGTGATCCTCCCACTGAGTGGAGTGCTTGCCTCGTTGCTCACAGAACGGGAAGCACATCCCCACTCAGCGGCTTTACTCCTGCGTCTATCCTCAGCCTGGAGTGCTCAGCTTACCTAATTCCATCTTTGGTTAAACGTAACATCCTTAAAGaaaacttctctttaaaaaaaaaaaaagctgtagtcTCCAGTGTCTAAGCCAGCTCCATCCCTGAGGGTTGCCTGtgcctggcaggcttacagtctCAGGTCAGTGAAGGATCCTCCTGCTGTCCCAGGGCACGGCATTCCCGGGAGACTGTCCCAAAGGAGACGGAGGAAAGCCAAGAAGCATTTAAAATGCTaaatctgttttcttaattttatttttggagtatAATCGCTTtagaatgttgtattagtttctgctgtacaacaaagtgagtcagccatGTATATACACAGTGAAAATcctctttggatttttttctgtcAGCAaagacagtcagttcagttcagtcactcagtcatgtcttactctttgtgaccccatggactacagcacgccaggcttccctgtccttcagcatttcctggagcttactcagattcatgtcctttgagtcagtgatgccacccaagcatctcatcctctgtcatccccttctgccctcaatctttcctagcatcagggtcttttccaaagaatcagttctttgcatcatgtggccaaaggataggagcttcagcatcagtccttccaatgaataggattgactgattggatctccttgcaatctaagggactctcaagagtcttcttcaacaccacagttcacaagcatcaatcctttggtgctcagctttctttatagtctaactctcacatccatatgtgactactgtaaaaaaaaaacatagctttgactagacagacctttgttggcaaagtaatgtttctgctttttaatatgctgtctaggttggtcaaagttttcttctaagcagcaagcgtcttttaatttcatggctacagtcaccatctgcagtgattttggagcccaagaaaataaagtctgtccctgtttccattgttttcccatctatttgccatgaagtgatgggaccagatgccatgatctttgttattttttgaatgttgagttttaagccaggtttttcacttctctttcactttcatcaggaggctctttagttcctcttcactttttgccataagggtggtggtgtcatctgcatatctaaggttgttgatatttctcccagcagtcttgattccagcttgtccttcatccagcctggcatttcgcatgatgcactctgcatacaagttaaataaagttgagaaggcaatggcaccccactccagtactcttgcctggaaaatcccatggatggaagagcctggtgggctgcagtccttggggtcgctaagagtcagacacggctgagcgacttcactttcacttttcactttcatgcattggagaaggaaatggcaacccactccagtgttcttgcctggagaatcccagggatgggggagcctggtgggctgccgtctgtggggtcgcacagagccggacacgactgaggcgagttagcagcagcagcagcagccttgacatactccttttgcagttgggaaccagtctgtgtttccatgtccagttctaactgttgcttcttgatctgcatacagatttcttaggagacaggtaaggtggcctagtattcccatctcttgaagaattttccacagtttgttgtgatccacgcagttaaaggctttggcatagtaagtagatgttttcctggaactcttgccttttctactatccaacagatgttggaatttgatctctggtccttctgccttttctaaatccagcttgaacatctgcaggttctcagttcacgtattgctgaagcctcacttggaaaattttgagcattactttgctagcgtttgagatgagtggaattgtgcggtagtttgatcgTTCTTTGGTGTTGCCAGCAAAGACAAGTGCTAACATAGGCCTTTAGTGACAGCACAGTGATGTCAGACAAACTTTCCAAGTGTGGGCAGAACCTGATTCTAGAACTGTGGCAATGTTTACATTGGCTCAGAGTTCACCACAGATCACCCTTTTTGATCTGACGTGGGTAGACATTTTAAACTTTGAGCCAATATAAATGTTACATAAGGGACTAAACTGGCTTATGAGTCTCATCACAgttttttaaacataaacaatGAGCAGAATACCAACGTGAAAATAGAACAGGAACCAGTGTCAGCTAAGGTAGGTTAACCTCTGAGTAGCCAAGGGCTGCTTCTCCTGCTGAGGGTTTGACCTTAGGATCTTAAGAAGAATCTGTTGTGATTCTAATATTAGGCAACATCACTGAGGTTTGACTCCTCGCCCActcttgagcattttttttttaaattaactaaggGGTCTGTTGCCCCTGTCCCTTTAGGAGAGCCCTCTCTGCCAGCTCCTGAGGAGGTCTTGCATATTGCCTTATGTATTTTCTTGTATTAAGGATtacattttattggatatgacATAAATACAAG includes these proteins:
- the ALDH3A2 gene encoding aldehyde dehydrogenase family 3 member A2 isoform X2; this encodes MEREVQRVRAAFGSGRSRPLTFRRRQLEALRAMVQEREKDILAAIGADLSKSEFNAYSQEVISVLGEIDLVLEKLPEWAAAKPAQRNLLTMLDEAYIQPEPLGVVLIIGAWNYPFVLTIQPLIGAIAAGNAVIIKPSEVSENTAKLLAKLLPQYLDQDLYAVVNGGVEETTELLKQRFDHILYTGNTAVGKIVMQAAAKHLTPVTLELGGKSPCFVDRDCDLDVACRRIAWGKFMNCGQTCIAPDYVLCEPSLQDQIVRKVQEAVKEFYGENVKESPDYERIVNLRHFKRIQSLLEGQKIAFGGEMDEATRYIAPTVLTDVDPDTKVMQEEIFGPILPIVPVKNADEAIQFINEREKPLAFYVFSHNSKLIKRMIDGTSSGGVTGNDVIMHFMLSSLPFGGVGSSGMGAYHGKHSFDTFSHQRPCLLKTLKREGANQLRYPPNSQSKVDWAKFFLLKRFNKGKLGLLLLTLLGVLAAVLIKGGYY
- the ALDH3A2 gene encoding aldehyde dehydrogenase family 3 member A2 isoform X1; the encoded protein is MEREVQRVRAAFGSGRSRPLTFRRRQLEALRAMVQEREKDILAAIGADLSKSEFNAYSQEVISVLGEIDLVLEKLPEWAAAKPAQRNLLTMLDEAYIQPEPLGVVLIIGAWNYPFVLTIQPLIGAIAAGNAVIIKPSEVSENTAKLLAKLLPQYLDQDLYAVVNGGVEETTELLKQRFDHILYTGNTAVGKIVMQAAAKHLTPVTLELGGKSPCFVDRDCDLDVACRRIAWGKFMNCGQTCIAPDYVLCEPSLQDQIVRKVQEAVKEFYGENVKESPDYERIVNLRHFKRIQSLLEGQKIAFGGEMDEATRYIAPTVLTDVDPDTKVMQEEIFGPILPIVPVKNADEAIQFINEREKPLAFYVFSHNSKLIKRMIDGTSSGGVTGNDVIMHFMLSSLPFGGVGSSGMGAYHGKHSFDTFSHQRPCLLKTLKREGANQLRYPPNSQSKVDWAKFFLLKRFNKGKLGLLLLTLLGVLAAVLIKRYQAVLRTKALLLFLAVHRRAIP